In Helicobacter pylori, a single genomic region encodes these proteins:
- a CDS encoding DNA-directed RNA polymerase subunit omega, translating into MDRTQNKRIILKKERTESLVAQALKNIGNDRYMLDNLVFARVKQLNAGAKTLVNMDPKRHKLVDIAIREIAEGKIDIDRIDERN; encoded by the coding sequence TTGGATAGAACTCAAAATAAAAGGATCATTTTGAAAAAAGAGAGAACAGAGAGTTTAGTCGCTCAAGCCTTAAAAAATATTGGGAACGATCGCTACATGCTAGATAATTTAGTTTTCGCTCGTGTGAAGCAATTAAACGCCGGAGCCAAAACTTTAGTGAATATGGACCCTAAACGCCATAAATTAGTGGATATTGCCATTAGAGAAATCGCTGAAGGGAAAATTGATATAGACAGGATAGATGAACGAAATTGA
- a CDS encoding menaquinone biosynthesis protein, which yields MRFGKIDYLNMLPFDVFIKSYPTPCYFKQFLRLKKTYPSKLNQSFLFRRIDAGFISSIAGYSFALCSYSLGIVAYKEVLSVLVVDAKNAFDKESASSNALSQALGLKGEVLIGNKALQFYYSNPKKDFIDLAALWYEKKRLPFVFGRLCYYKNKDFYKRLSLAFKHQKTKIPYYILKEAALKTNLKRQDILNYLQKIYYTLGKKEQSGLKAFYRELLFKRIQKPKRF from the coding sequence GTGCGTTTTGGTAAAATTGATTATTTGAACATGCTCCCTTTTGATGTGTTTATCAAATCCTACCCTACCCCTTGTTATTTCAAACAATTTTTACGGCTTAAAAAAACCTACCCTTCCAAACTCAATCAAAGTTTTTTATTCAGGCGTATTGATGCGGGCTTTATTTCTTCTATCGCCGGCTATTCATTCGCTCTTTGTTCTTATTCTCTAGGCATTGTCGCTTATAAAGAAGTTTTAAGCGTGCTGGTTGTGGATGCAAAAAACGCTTTTGATAAAGAGAGCGCTTCTTCAAACGCTCTCTCTCAAGCGCTAGGGTTAAAAGGCGAAGTGTTAATCGGCAATAAAGCATTGCAATTTTATTATTCCAACCCTAAAAAAGATTTTATAGATTTAGCCGCTCTGTGGTATGAAAAAAAACGCTTGCCGTTTGTTTTTGGGCGTTTGTGTTACTATAAAAACAAGGATTTTTACAAGCGCTTGTCTTTAGCCTTCAAACATCAAAAAACAAAAATCCCTTACTACATCCTTAAAGAAGCCGCTTTAAAAACCAACCTAAAACGCCAAGACATTCTAAATTACTTGCAAAAAATTTACTACACTTTAGGCAAAAAGGAACAATCAGGCCTTAAAGCGTTCTATCGTGAATTGTTGTTCAAACGCATCCAAAAACCCAAGCGTTTTTAG